A section of the Amycolatopsis sp. AA4 genome encodes:
- a CDS encoding AfsR/SARP family transcriptional regulator has product MADAGARVELLGPVRLLDGSQAVPVGGPGVRGLLALLALRVGTVVPLEEIIDALWGHDPPATARTIVHGNVSQLRRLLREMADPVAEISTRPPGYQLSLSPDRIDAHRARALLDQAALESPENASKLLAEALALWQGPTLSGVPESVRAPELDELRRAIRYARVNADLDLGRYDELIVELSPLVRADPLAERTAAQLMRALYHAGRRGEALELYRTVSRATLGSLGVEPGADLRSLHERVLNDDLAAHESAVPEQAVAPSQLPPALPTLAGREAEVEWLDGLAERGDSTVIVSGTAGVGKSALVIWWAHRAARLFPDGVLYAALQGFDPHHPPLEPGDLLSQFLLGLGVPADEVPEHSHERVALYRSLIAGRRMLVLLDDARSAEQVRPLLPPGARSMTVVTSRSRLEALAVSHAAKLRVLGTLAPEAAVSVIEELAGPADFDLNHALARLCGYLPLALRIAGARLAASPQWTLKDLVGELGNERTRLAGLDVTGADDGVRAAFDVSFRGLPEGLARTLLRLGAVPARHTGPHLTAAIAEIPVEQARRELRTLAAHNLIAETSRDAFAPHDLVRLYLRELAETELDPAERAAVLDRAIRYHQAASDTARRKMLRIVDPLDLTGLVPPEALPPLETFAEAQDWFAAEWPNLLAVLDAAHADGRYADVWRLARVAHTYRVVCPLYEEWIRLVDLGLAAAEAANEPLGQCWMLISRCAIALTFELSEGSISDAERAVGLATRLDGRSLIVAKIHLGSVLTLLGRYSEAIERLLEAVAETERTGDLELRGQALNNCAETEKRAGRPVEAITHQLASLEIDRRLGDDSYAVVSLNNLAELHLDIGDLEAAERYAREAVALAVSRQFELQEGILRVTLARILRGQERLGAAREEYRRAVALYERMNPRQVEDVRKEAAELGDQ; this is encoded by the coding sequence ATGGCCGATGCCGGCGCGCGGGTCGAACTGCTCGGCCCGGTGCGGCTGCTCGACGGCAGCCAAGCGGTTCCCGTCGGCGGCCCCGGGGTGCGAGGGCTGCTGGCGCTGCTCGCGCTGCGCGTGGGCACGGTGGTGCCGCTCGAGGAGATCATCGACGCGCTGTGGGGGCACGATCCGCCCGCCACGGCCCGCACCATCGTGCACGGCAACGTGTCGCAATTGCGCCGGCTGCTGCGGGAGATGGCCGATCCGGTCGCCGAGATCAGCACCCGCCCGCCGGGCTACCAGCTTTCCCTCTCCCCGGACCGGATCGACGCGCACCGGGCCCGGGCGCTGCTGGACCAGGCCGCGCTGGAATCGCCGGAGAACGCCTCGAAGCTGCTCGCCGAGGCCCTCGCGCTGTGGCAGGGGCCGACGCTGTCCGGCGTGCCCGAGTCGGTACGCGCGCCCGAATTGGACGAGCTGCGGCGCGCGATCCGCTACGCCCGGGTCAACGCGGATCTCGACCTCGGCCGCTACGACGAGCTGATCGTGGAGCTGAGCCCGCTCGTCCGGGCGGACCCGCTCGCCGAACGCACCGCCGCCCAGCTGATGCGCGCGCTCTACCACGCCGGGCGGCGCGGGGAGGCGCTCGAGCTGTACCGCACCGTCTCGCGGGCCACGCTCGGTTCGCTCGGCGTCGAACCCGGCGCGGATCTGCGTTCGCTGCACGAGCGGGTGCTCAACGACGATCTCGCCGCGCACGAGAGCGCGGTTCCGGAGCAGGCCGTCGCGCCGTCTCAGCTGCCGCCCGCGCTGCCGACGCTGGCCGGGCGCGAGGCGGAGGTGGAATGGCTCGACGGGCTCGCTGAACGCGGCGACAGCACGGTGATCGTGTCCGGCACCGCCGGGGTCGGCAAGAGCGCGCTGGTGATCTGGTGGGCGCACCGCGCGGCCCGGCTGTTCCCGGACGGCGTGCTGTACGCGGCGCTGCAAGGGTTCGATCCGCATCACCCGCCGCTGGAACCGGGCGATCTGCTGTCGCAGTTCCTGCTCGGGCTGGGTGTTCCCGCGGACGAGGTGCCGGAGCATTCGCACGAACGTGTCGCGTTGTACCGGTCGCTGATCGCCGGACGGCGCATGCTCGTGCTGCTCGACGACGCGCGTTCGGCCGAACAGGTGCGTCCGTTGCTCCCGCCGGGTGCCCGGTCGATGACGGTGGTGACCAGCCGGTCGCGGCTGGAAGCGCTGGCGGTGTCCCACGCGGCGAAGCTGCGCGTGCTCGGCACCCTCGCACCGGAGGCCGCGGTGAGCGTGATCGAGGAGTTGGCCGGGCCCGCGGACTTCGACCTCAACCACGCGCTGGCCCGGCTGTGCGGCTACCTGCCGCTCGCACTGCGGATCGCCGGGGCCCGGCTCGCCGCTAGTCCACAGTGGACACTCAAGGACCTCGTCGGGGAACTCGGCAACGAACGCACCCGGCTGGCCGGGCTGGACGTCACCGGGGCCGACGACGGCGTGCGGGCCGCGTTCGACGTCTCGTTCCGCGGCCTGCCGGAAGGACTCGCCCGGACGCTGCTGCGGCTGGGCGCGGTGCCCGCCCGGCACACCGGTCCGCACCTGACGGCGGCCATCGCGGAGATCCCGGTGGAGCAGGCTCGCCGCGAACTTCGCACGCTGGCCGCGCACAACCTGATCGCGGAGACTTCGCGCGACGCCTTCGCCCCGCACGACCTCGTCCGGCTGTATCTGCGGGAGCTGGCGGAAACCGAACTGGACCCGGCAGAACGCGCGGCGGTGCTCGACCGGGCGATCCGCTACCACCAGGCCGCCTCCGACACCGCGCGGCGGAAGATGCTGCGCATCGTCGACCCGCTCGACCTCACCGGCCTCGTGCCGCCCGAGGCGCTGCCGCCGCTGGAAACCTTCGCCGAGGCCCAGGACTGGTTCGCCGCGGAATGGCCGAACCTGCTGGCCGTGCTGGACGCCGCCCACGCCGACGGCCGCTACGCCGACGTCTGGCGGCTCGCCCGGGTCGCGCACACCTACCGGGTCGTCTGCCCGCTGTACGAGGAATGGATCCGGCTGGTCGACCTCGGGCTCGCCGCCGCCGAGGCCGCGAACGAACCGCTCGGCCAGTGCTGGATGCTGATCTCCCGCTGCGCCATCGCGCTCACCTTCGAGCTTTCCGAGGGCAGCATTTCCGACGCCGAACGCGCGGTCGGCCTGGCCACCCGGCTCGACGGCCGCTCGCTCATCGTCGCCAAAATCCACCTCGGCAGCGTGCTGACCCTGCTCGGGCGCTATTCGGAGGCGATCGAACGGCTGCTGGAGGCGGTCGCGGAAACCGAACGCACCGGCGACCTCGAACTGCGCGGCCAGGCGCTCAACAACTGCGCCGAGACGGAAAAGCGCGCAGGCCGTCCGGTCGAGGCGATCACGCATCAGCTGGCGTCGCTGGAAATAGACCGCCGGCTCGGCGACGACAGCTATGCCGTGGTTTCGCTGAACAACCTCGCCGAACTGCACCTGGACATCGGCGACCTGGAGGCCGCGGAACGCTACGCGAGGGAGGCGGTGGCGCTGGCGGTCTCTCGGCAGTTCGAGTTGCAGGAGGGCATTCTGCGGGTGACTTTGGCGCGGATCCTGCGGGGTCAGGAACGGCTGGGTGCGGCGCGGGAGGAGTACCGGCGGGCGGTGGCGTTGTACGAGCGGATGAATCCCCGGCAGGTGGAGGACGTGCGGAAGGAAGCGGCCGAGCTGGGAGATCAATAG
- the thpD gene encoding ectoine hydroxylase — MTIMDTRVEDGYPTRITGTPDHLPRVHPTVWGTEADGPIDAATLANHDAKGYTVVDGLLSPGEVQTYWQEVVRLSSDEKLRDDERVITEARTGEVRSIFDVHEISGLIAELVRDPRVLDWARQILGSDVYIHQSRINYMPGFKGTGFYWHSDFETWHAEDGMPSPRAVSCSIALTDNYPYNGGLMVMPGSQRTFVQCVGETPESNYKSSLKDQRVGVPSPDDITKLAADHGIEQFTGSAGSALWFDSNIMHGSSNNITPYPRSNIFLVFNSVDNALQQPFAAGEPRPSFIAGRNSAPITR, encoded by the coding sequence GTGACGATCATGGACACCCGGGTCGAAGACGGTTACCCGACCCGGATCACCGGTACGCCGGATCATCTTCCGCGCGTGCACCCCACGGTGTGGGGTACCGAGGCCGACGGCCCGATCGACGCCGCGACCCTGGCGAACCACGATGCCAAGGGCTACACGGTCGTGGACGGACTGCTCTCGCCCGGTGAGGTCCAGACGTACTGGCAGGAGGTCGTGCGGCTGTCCTCGGACGAGAAGCTGCGCGACGACGAACGCGTGATCACCGAGGCCCGGACCGGCGAGGTCCGGTCGATCTTCGACGTGCACGAGATCTCCGGCCTGATCGCCGAGCTGGTGCGCGATCCCCGCGTGCTCGACTGGGCGCGGCAGATCCTCGGCTCCGACGTCTACATCCACCAGAGCCGGATCAACTACATGCCGGGCTTCAAGGGCACCGGCTTCTACTGGCATTCCGATTTCGAGACCTGGCACGCGGAGGACGGCATGCCGTCGCCGCGCGCGGTGAGCTGCTCGATCGCGCTCACCGACAACTACCCGTACAACGGCGGGCTCATGGTCATGCCGGGTTCGCAGCGCACGTTCGTGCAGTGCGTCGGCGAGACCCCGGAGTCCAACTACAAGAGCTCGCTCAAGGACCAGCGGGTGGGCGTGCCGTCGCCGGACGACATCACGAAGCTCGCCGCCGACCACGGCATCGAGCAGTTCACCGGTTCGGCCGGTTCGGCGCTGTGGTTCGACTCGAACATCATGCACGGCTCGTCGAACAACATCACGCCGTATCCGCGGTCGAACATCTTCCTGGTGTTCAACAGCGTGGACAACGCGCTGCAGCAGCCGTTCGCGGCGGGCGAGCCGCGGCCGTCGTTCATCGCGGGGCGCAACTCCGCCCCGATCACGCGGTGA
- a CDS encoding ectoine synthase, translating into MLVRTLDEITDTDADIKTPNWRSKRIILAKEGVGFSVHETTLYAGTVNDFWYANHIEAVFITSGEGEIEDLATGEVHPLKPGTLYLLNDHDKHQVRPKTEIKCVCVFNPPVTGREVHDENGVYPLVTEDS; encoded by the coding sequence TTGCTGGTCCGCACGCTCGACGAGATCACCGACACCGACGCTGACATCAAGACCCCGAACTGGCGCAGCAAGCGCATCATCCTCGCGAAGGAGGGCGTCGGCTTCTCGGTGCACGAGACGACGCTGTACGCGGGCACGGTGAACGACTTCTGGTACGCCAACCACATCGAGGCCGTTTTCATCACCTCCGGCGAGGGCGAGATCGAGGACCTCGCCACCGGCGAGGTGCACCCGCTCAAGCCGGGCACGCTGTACCTGCTGAACGACCACGACAAGCACCAGGTCCGCCCGAAGACCGAGATCAAGTGCGTGTGCGTGTTCAACCCGCCGGTCACCGGCCGCGAGGTGCACGACGAGAACGGGGTCTACCCGCTCGTCACCGAAGACTCCTGA
- the ectB gene encoding diaminobutyrate--2-oxoglutarate transaminase, whose translation MSIFEELESEVRSYSRGWPVVFDRAQGSRIYSEDGKPYLDFFAGAGALNYGHNNPHLKKALIDYLQRDGVTHALDMFTVAKRDFLETFREKILTPRELDYKVVFPGPGGANAVEAALKLARKVTGKESVINFTNAFHGMTLGALSVTGNSMKRGGAGVPLVHATPMPYDKYFDGAMPDFMYFEKLLEDSGSGLNEPAAVIVEGVQGEGGINAARLEWLKGLDDLCKRHNILLILDDVQMGCGRTGPFFSFEDAGISPDIVCLSKSIGGYGLPMALTLIKPELDVWEPGEHNGTFRGISPAFVTATEALRVYWSDDELEKSTKAKGERIASTFKDIVESYPEANLVAKGRGLARGLEFANGELAGAVCKEAFDRGLLMETSGPDGEVMKLLPPLTLTDEELSEGLAIISESIAAVLK comes from the coding sequence ATGAGCATCTTCGAAGAGCTCGAATCCGAAGTCCGCAGTTACAGCCGGGGATGGCCGGTCGTCTTCGACCGCGCGCAGGGCAGCCGGATCTACAGCGAGGACGGGAAGCCGTACCTCGACTTCTTCGCCGGCGCCGGCGCGCTGAACTACGGGCACAACAACCCGCATCTGAAGAAGGCGCTGATCGACTACCTCCAGCGTGACGGCGTCACGCACGCGCTGGACATGTTCACCGTCGCGAAGCGGGACTTCCTGGAGACGTTCCGGGAGAAGATCCTGACGCCGCGCGAGCTGGACTACAAGGTCGTCTTCCCCGGTCCCGGCGGCGCGAACGCGGTGGAGGCCGCGCTGAAGCTGGCGCGGAAGGTGACCGGCAAGGAATCGGTCATCAACTTCACCAACGCGTTCCACGGCATGACGCTCGGCGCGCTGTCGGTCACCGGGAACTCGATGAAGCGCGGCGGCGCGGGCGTCCCGCTGGTGCACGCCACGCCGATGCCCTACGACAAGTACTTCGACGGCGCGATGCCGGACTTCATGTACTTCGAGAAGCTGCTCGAGGACTCCGGCAGCGGCCTGAACGAGCCCGCCGCGGTGATCGTGGAGGGCGTGCAGGGCGAGGGCGGCATCAACGCCGCGCGCCTGGAATGGCTCAAGGGCCTCGACGACCTGTGCAAGCGGCACAACATCCTGCTCATCCTCGACGACGTGCAGATGGGCTGCGGCCGCACCGGCCCGTTCTTCAGCTTCGAGGACGCCGGCATCTCGCCGGACATCGTGTGCCTGTCGAAGTCGATCGGCGGCTACGGCCTGCCGATGGCGCTCACGCTGATCAAGCCGGAGCTGGACGTGTGGGAGCCGGGCGAGCACAACGGCACGTTCCGCGGGATCAGCCCGGCGTTCGTCACCGCGACCGAGGCGCTGCGCGTGTACTGGAGCGACGACGAGCTGGAGAAGTCGACCAAGGCCAAGGGCGAGCGCATCGCGAGCACGTTCAAGGACATCGTGGAGAGCTACCCGGAGGCGAACCTCGTCGCGAAGGGCCGCGGCCTGGCGCGCGGTCTGGAGTTCGCGAACGGCGAGCTGGCCGGCGCGGTCTGCAAGGAAGCCTTCGACCGCGGCCTGCTGATGGAGACCTCCGGCCCGGACGGCGAGGTGATGAAGCTGCTGCCGCCGCTCACCCTCACCGACGAGGAACTGAGCGAGGGGCTCGCGATCATCTCCGAGTCCATCGCCGCCGTTCTCAAGTAA
- the ectA gene encoding diaminobutyrate acetyltransferase gives MSGKHLIESPTKADGAALWRIARDSQKLDLNSPYAYLLWCKDFADTSVVARVDGEPVGFVIAYRRPSAPDVALVWQVAVDASQRGKGLAGQLLDSLYTRLVGEGVRYLETTITPDNAASIRLFESFAKRWNADLEHRRLFEVADFPQGEAHEPEDLYRIGPLRR, from the coding sequence ATGTCCGGAAAGCACTTGATCGAATCCCCGACCAAGGCCGATGGTGCCGCTCTCTGGCGAATCGCACGCGATTCGCAGAAGCTTGATCTCAACTCGCCGTATGCGTACCTGTTGTGGTGCAAGGATTTCGCGGACACCTCGGTCGTGGCCCGCGTCGACGGCGAGCCAGTCGGATTCGTGATCGCTTACCGAAGGCCGTCCGCGCCGGACGTCGCGCTCGTGTGGCAGGTCGCGGTCGACGCGTCGCAACGCGGGAAAGGCCTGGCCGGGCAGTTGCTGGACAGCCTGTACACGCGTCTGGTCGGCGAGGGCGTGCGGTACCTGGAAACCACGATCACTCCGGACAACGCGGCGTCCATCCGCCTCTTCGAGTCGTTCGCGAAGCGCTGGAACGCGGATCTGGAACACCGCCGGTTGTTCGAAGTCGCTGATTTTCCGCAGGGGGAGGCGCACGAACCCGAGGATCTTTACCGCATCGGGCCGTTGCGCCGCTAA